In the Ensifer adhaerens genome, one interval contains:
- a CDS encoding NAD(P)/FAD-dependent oxidoreductase yields MKVLIIGAGILGASTAYHLAKKGVDVEVVDAQHEGKATLAGAGIVCPWATKLEDGDFYDMYAAGAAYYASLVEGLKSFGETDLGYGKVGALVVAEDRQEFEAAAERVAQRVANVPEAGTVEYLSPAAARLKFPPLREGMEAIFIPGAARVDARLLAAAMLRAASSLGAKVRQDRVSLALKDGRPVCTASDGTALQADEVVVTAGAWASQILDPLGLQHPVAPQKGQIIHLRLPGVQTSNWPVLLPMGSHYLLAFDDSRVVIGATREDNSGFDYRVTAGGEAEVLNAGLTIAPGLATATHIETRIGFRPASSNMKPILGRVPGISGLTVGNGLGAAGLTIGPFAGKQLSELLTDAPLDVDLTRYAPA; encoded by the coding sequence ATGAAAGTCCTGATCATTGGTGCCGGCATTCTTGGCGCCAGCACCGCCTATCACCTCGCGAAAAAGGGCGTCGACGTGGAAGTCGTCGACGCCCAGCACGAGGGAAAGGCAACCCTCGCCGGCGCCGGCATCGTCTGCCCATGGGCGACGAAGCTAGAAGACGGCGATTTCTATGACATGTACGCCGCCGGCGCAGCCTATTATGCCTCCCTGGTCGAGGGCCTTAAGTCGTTTGGCGAGACCGATCTCGGCTATGGCAAGGTCGGTGCGCTCGTCGTGGCCGAGGACAGGCAGGAGTTCGAGGCGGCCGCCGAGCGCGTGGCGCAGCGCGTTGCCAATGTGCCTGAAGCGGGCACGGTCGAATATCTGAGTCCGGCTGCGGCGCGCTTGAAGTTCCCGCCGCTGCGCGAAGGGATGGAAGCGATCTTCATCCCCGGAGCCGCGCGCGTCGATGCGCGCTTGCTCGCAGCCGCAATGCTGCGCGCCGCAAGCTCTCTCGGCGCAAAGGTCAGACAGGATCGCGTTTCGTTGGCCTTGAAGGATGGACGCCCCGTCTGCACGGCCAGCGATGGAACAGCACTTCAAGCGGACGAAGTCGTCGTTACGGCCGGCGCATGGGCATCGCAGATTCTCGACCCGCTGGGCCTTCAGCATCCGGTCGCACCCCAGAAGGGCCAGATCATCCATCTTCGCCTGCCGGGCGTCCAGACATCGAACTGGCCCGTTCTCCTGCCAATGGGCAGCCATTACCTGCTGGCGTTCGATGATTCCCGCGTCGTGATCGGCGCGACGCGCGAGGACAATTCCGGTTTCGACTATCGCGTGACCGCGGGTGGCGAAGCCGAGGTCCTGAACGCCGGACTGACGATCGCTCCGGGGCTTGCGACAGCGACACACATAGAAACACGCATCGGCTTTCGCCCGGCGTCGAGCAACATGAAGCCCATTCTGGGCCGGGTTCCCGGTATCTCGGGCTTGACGGTCGGCAACGGCCTCGGCGCAGCCGGCCTCACCATCGGCCCCTTCGCCGGAAAGCAACTCTCCGAGTTGCTGACGGACGCTCCTCTCGACGTCGATCTCACGCGCTACGCCCCGGCGTAA
- a CDS encoding RidA family protein codes for MVTRYRKNRIMHAAVEHNGLIFVGGHAASDISVGMKEQTQQVCEKLDGVLAECGSDKTQLVSARIYISDMSKKEEMNEAWLEWLDGDDLPSRATIGVADLGDPKRLIEVVVVAAKN; via the coding sequence ATGGTAACGCGTTACCGGAAAAATCGCATCATGCATGCAGCCGTGGAACACAATGGCCTTATCTTTGTCGGAGGCCACGCAGCCAGCGACATTTCCGTCGGCATGAAGGAACAGACGCAGCAGGTCTGCGAAAAGTTGGACGGCGTGCTGGCCGAATGCGGCTCGGACAAGACCCAGCTCGTATCTGCCCGGATCTACATCAGCGACATGTCGAAGAAGGAAGAGATGAACGAAGCCTGGCTCGAATGGCTCGACGGCGACGACCTGCCCTCGCGCGCGACCATCGGCGTCGCCGATCTTGGCGATCCCAAGAGGCTTATCGAAGTCGTGGTCGTCGCGGCCAAGAACTAA
- a CDS encoding dual specificity protein phosphatase family protein, protein MQIEPTETMAANKASSELPRLSLIYARHPTYDADIFISGKEGASDLDLLRRNGITTVVNCAVNLDFNFVREPQLVSDHRNSVHGPGEIRYYKVGLIDGDGNPDTQMLAAHYILRAALEQVLPEKPSYPRRERGGVLINCRGGRSRSVAVVSLFLHLTLPQEFLTLDAAIDHVRDKRRLPENEWYKAPKPMLTEAARRAAGWARSIGC, encoded by the coding sequence ATGCAAATTGAACCAACCGAAACGATGGCCGCCAACAAGGCGAGCAGCGAGCTGCCAAGGCTCAGCCTCATCTATGCCAGGCATCCGACCTATGACGCCGACATCTTCATCTCGGGCAAGGAAGGCGCGAGTGATCTCGATCTCCTGCGTCGCAACGGCATCACGACCGTCGTCAATTGCGCGGTCAATCTGGATTTCAATTTCGTCCGAGAGCCGCAGCTCGTCTCGGATCACCGAAACAGTGTCCATGGCCCAGGCGAGATCCGCTACTACAAGGTGGGGCTGATCGACGGCGATGGAAACCCGGACACGCAGATGCTTGCGGCGCACTACATCTTGCGGGCCGCGCTCGAGCAGGTCCTGCCGGAGAAGCCGTCCTACCCCAGACGGGAGCGCGGGGGAGTGCTGATCAATTGCCGCGGCGGACGCTCTCGCTCCGTTGCTGTCGTGTCGTTGTTTCTCCATCTCACGCTGCCGCAAGAGTTCCTAACCCTGGACGCCGCAATCGACCATGTTCGCGACAAGCGCAGGCTTCCTGAGAACGAGTGGTACAAGGCCCCCAAACCCATGCTGACCGAGGCGGCGCGACGCGCTGCCGGATGGGCGCGCTCAATTGGCTGCTGA
- a CDS encoding inositol monophosphatase family protein, translating into MNNAYPAASPSRADEAGKLARSRHLMQIAEGAARAVGAPLLAAFRSEMAVDYKRDLHDIVTIHDKNAEALIRDHIFANEPNSAMLGEEGGQVGTGEIQWYVDPIDGTANFARGLAFWCVSIAAVEEGVVVAGVVYDPVADLLFSGDLERSYLNGDVITSKAVSDESRATLITGYPVSRDFRLDGQDVALRRFGDLVETFSTLRRPGSAALSIAHVAAGFVDAAAGFGVNAWDVAAATLILRNAGGRYRPLPLGKVPVGSADYLCPGYVAYGAGADYPTLNRVAQAISDGRTAKAPAP; encoded by the coding sequence ATGAACAACGCTTATCCGGCGGCAAGCCCCAGTCGCGCCGATGAAGCGGGCAAACTTGCCCGATCACGCCACCTGATGCAGATAGCCGAGGGCGCGGCCCGGGCCGTGGGGGCACCACTCCTTGCGGCATTTCGCTCGGAAATGGCGGTCGACTACAAGCGCGACCTGCACGACATCGTGACGATTCACGACAAAAACGCCGAGGCACTGATCCGGGACCACATTTTCGCGAACGAGCCGAACTCGGCCATGCTCGGCGAAGAGGGCGGTCAGGTCGGCACAGGCGAAATCCAGTGGTATGTCGACCCGATCGATGGAACGGCGAATTTCGCTCGGGGGCTCGCCTTCTGGTGCGTGTCGATCGCCGCAGTCGAAGAGGGGGTGGTCGTGGCAGGGGTCGTCTACGACCCGGTCGCCGACCTACTTTTCTCGGGTGACCTCGAGCGCTCCTATCTGAATGGAGACGTCATCACTTCCAAGGCAGTGAGCGACGAGAGCCGCGCGACCCTGATCACAGGCTATCCCGTTTCGAGAGACTTTCGCCTCGATGGACAGGATGTCGCCCTTCGTCGCTTTGGCGACCTGGTCGAGACCTTCTCGACATTGCGCCGGCCCGGCAGCGCAGCCCTCAGCATCGCGCATGTGGCGGCCGGCTTTGTCGACGCGGCGGCCGGCTTCGGCGTCAATGCGTGGGATGTCGCCGCTGCGACGTTGATCCTCAGAAATGCCGGCGGGCGCTACCGCCCCCTACCGCTCGGCAAAGTGCCGGTCGGTTCTGCCGATTATCTGTGCCCCGGTTATGTGGCTTATGGCGCCGGTGCCGATTATCCGACCCTGAACCGCGTCGCGCAGGCCATTTCAGATGGCCGTACGGCCAAAGCTCCAGCGCCATGA
- a CDS encoding ABC transporter substrate-binding protein, with the protein MGAALAALATAVAVEARAEEAFDLDALIEAAKKEKPINVYDSTGKIVEMAEAFTAKYGVKATGVKVSANSQLEMIIREAQAGNVQGDVALITDAPAALAQLLPQGFVESYLPGDMKDKIPAAFQNPLAISTNANVWAYNTEAYDKCPVSNIWELTEAKWKGKIALVDPLTKSTYTDWFNQMEKHADKAVADAYKSHFGKDIETGEKSAAAAWIKALALNGPLVTDGDDPVAEAVGAAGQKEPFFGLLSSAKFRDNEGKGYKLGLCTELQPWVGWTYTKLGLVASKSASPNAAKLFIHYVLTEEGIAPQMKDGKLPTNTDIKMPADEPSGIMEVADRLFPYDAATGLEDFDRREEWQDFWRVNYSK; encoded by the coding sequence ATGGGGGCGGCGTTGGCTGCCCTTGCGACCGCTGTCGCGGTTGAAGCGCGTGCCGAAGAGGCGTTCGATCTCGACGCCTTGATCGAGGCCGCCAAGAAGGAAAAGCCTATCAACGTCTATGACAGCACCGGCAAGATCGTCGAGATGGCCGAAGCCTTCACCGCGAAATACGGGGTCAAGGCAACGGGCGTGAAAGTCTCGGCCAACAGCCAGCTGGAAATGATCATCCGGGAGGCGCAGGCCGGCAATGTCCAGGGTGATGTGGCGTTGATTACCGATGCGCCGGCAGCGCTCGCCCAGCTTCTGCCGCAAGGCTTCGTCGAGAGCTATCTGCCTGGGGACATGAAGGACAAGATACCGGCAGCCTTCCAGAACCCTCTGGCGATTTCGACCAATGCCAATGTCTGGGCCTACAACACCGAGGCCTACGACAAATGCCCGGTGAGCAACATCTGGGAGCTGACGGAGGCGAAGTGGAAAGGCAAGATCGCTCTCGTCGATCCCCTGACCAAGAGCACCTATACCGACTGGTTCAACCAGATGGAGAAGCACGCCGACAAGGCGGTGGCCGACGCCTACAAGAGCCACTTCGGCAAGGATATCGAAACCGGAGAGAAGAGTGCGGCCGCAGCCTGGATCAAGGCGCTCGCACTAAACGGGCCGCTGGTTACCGACGGTGACGATCCGGTCGCCGAGGCTGTCGGTGCGGCCGGCCAGAAGGAGCCGTTCTTCGGCCTTTTGAGCTCGGCCAAGTTCCGCGACAACGAGGGCAAGGGCTACAAGCTTGGACTGTGCACGGAGCTTCAGCCCTGGGTCGGCTGGACCTACACCAAGCTGGGCCTCGTTGCGTCGAAGAGCGCAAGCCCGAATGCCGCGAAGCTCTTCATTCACTACGTTCTGACGGAAGAGGGCATTGCGCCGCAGATGAAGGACGGCAAGCTGCCGACCAACACCGACATCAAGATGCCGGCGGACGAACCGTCGGGGATTATGGAAGTGGCGGACCGCCTGTTCCCCTACGATGCCGCAACGGGTCTTGAAGACTTCGACCGGCGCGAGGAATGGCAGGACTTCTGGCGTGTGAACTACAGCAAATAG
- a CDS encoding ABC transporter substrate-binding protein, giving the protein MSNQIMRTRRLWTVASVSAWAIAASVSLASVAHGEQRFDLDATIEAAKKEPPITVYAVTGKIVDTVQAFSEKYGLQANGKKVNEATQVELMIREHQAGNVVGDVSLAMDVASAVGQMLPEGIATSWTPPDLAGDIPEPLRNPLVVVSDPHVWTYNTEKYEKCPVTNIWQLTEPEWKGKVAMLDLFDKPLYADWFNQIANHRDKDVARAYEAQYGKALDTQGESATAAWVKAFAANGPLLSDSSTVAEAAGAPGQAEPFFAITSTAKYRENATKGLKLGICAGMEPFTGFLYPGFGLIAAQTKSPNAAKLFVRYLMTAEGIAPQTVDGKISGNRTIALPADEASGVSKHLDELMVFDAATAGDDLDKRETWQDLWRINYRK; this is encoded by the coding sequence ATGAGCAATCAGATCATGAGGACGCGTCGGCTTTGGACGGTCGCGTCCGTCTCCGCCTGGGCTATCGCCGCCTCTGTTTCGTTGGCTTCCGTAGCCCATGGCGAGCAGCGCTTCGACCTTGATGCGACGATCGAGGCGGCGAAGAAAGAGCCGCCGATCACGGTCTATGCGGTGACCGGCAAGATTGTCGACACCGTCCAGGCCTTCAGCGAAAAATACGGGCTCCAGGCAAACGGCAAGAAGGTGAATGAGGCGACGCAGGTCGAACTCATGATCCGCGAGCATCAGGCAGGCAACGTCGTCGGCGATGTCAGCCTAGCCATGGATGTCGCTTCCGCAGTCGGGCAGATGCTTCCTGAAGGCATTGCCACCAGTTGGACGCCGCCCGATCTTGCGGGCGACATTCCCGAACCGCTGCGCAATCCCTTGGTGGTCGTCTCCGATCCGCATGTGTGGACCTACAATACGGAGAAGTACGAGAAGTGCCCCGTCACCAACATCTGGCAACTGACGGAGCCGGAGTGGAAGGGGAAGGTCGCGATGCTCGATCTGTTCGACAAACCGCTCTATGCGGATTGGTTCAATCAGATCGCCAATCATCGCGACAAGGACGTCGCGCGGGCCTATGAGGCGCAGTACGGCAAGGCACTCGATACACAAGGTGAGAGTGCCACGGCCGCCTGGGTCAAGGCATTTGCCGCAAACGGCCCGCTGCTTTCGGATTCGTCGACTGTCGCCGAGGCCGCCGGCGCGCCCGGCCAGGCCGAGCCGTTCTTTGCGATCACCTCGACCGCAAAGTACCGGGAAAATGCCACCAAGGGGCTGAAACTCGGCATTTGCGCCGGCATGGAGCCGTTCACAGGCTTCCTCTATCCCGGCTTCGGCCTGATTGCCGCTCAGACGAAGAGCCCGAACGCTGCAAAGCTTTTCGTTCGGTATCTGATGACGGCCGAGGGGATCGCGCCGCAGACCGTCGACGGAAAGATCTCCGGCAACAGGACGATCGCCTTGCCGGCTGACGAAGCCTCCGGCGTTTCCAAGCACCTCGACGAACTGATGGTCTTCGATGCTGCGACGGCCGGCGATGATCTCGACAAGCGGGAAACCTGGCAGGACCTCTGGCGGATCAACTACCGGAAGTAA
- a CDS encoding ABC transporter substrate-binding protein, giving the protein MQRAFRRALLATTIVAISGPALAEEPFDLNALIEAARKEAPITVYDSTGKIVEMAKAFAEKYGVAAEGSKVKATAQLEMIIREARANNIQGDVSIISDAPAAMAQLIPQGFAESWLPPDLASKIPAEYQDPLTVVTSANVWAYNTELFDKCPVSNIWQLTGPEWKGKVAMQDPLGKASYVDWFNQMAKHGDDKVAAAYKELYGKELETDDGSATAAWVKALAANAPLLTDADAAAADAVGAPGQSQPFMGLMSSAKFRDNADKGMKLGLCKDLKPWLGWMYPGVGLITKGTNSPNASKLFIHYVMTAEGIAPQAEDGKMSTNQDVSLPADEPSGIGAVIDQVMPYQMATSLDDWDARETWQDLWRLSYQK; this is encoded by the coding sequence ATGCAACGTGCATTTCGGCGCGCCTTGCTGGCGACGACGATCGTGGCGATCAGCGGGCCGGCGCTGGCGGAGGAGCCCTTCGACCTGAACGCCCTCATTGAGGCGGCACGGAAAGAAGCGCCGATCACGGTCTATGACAGCACCGGCAAGATCGTCGAAATGGCCAAGGCCTTCGCGGAGAAGTATGGCGTGGCCGCCGAAGGGTCGAAGGTCAAGGCGACCGCCCAGCTCGAGATGATCATTCGCGAGGCCCGGGCGAACAATATCCAGGGCGACGTGTCGATCATCAGCGATGCGCCGGCCGCGATGGCCCAGCTCATTCCGCAGGGCTTTGCCGAAAGCTGGCTGCCGCCGGATCTCGCATCCAAGATTCCCGCGGAGTACCAGGATCCGCTGACAGTGGTCACCAGTGCCAACGTCTGGGCCTATAATACCGAACTCTTCGACAAGTGCCCGGTCAGCAACATCTGGCAACTGACGGGACCAGAATGGAAGGGCAAGGTCGCGATGCAGGACCCGCTCGGCAAGGCGTCCTATGTCGACTGGTTCAACCAGATGGCCAAGCACGGCGACGACAAGGTGGCTGCGGCTTACAAGGAGCTTTATGGCAAGGAGCTCGAAACCGACGACGGCAGCGCGACGGCCGCCTGGGTGAAGGCGCTTGCCGCCAACGCGCCGCTCCTGACCGATGCCGATGCGGCAGCCGCCGACGCGGTCGGCGCACCGGGGCAATCGCAGCCGTTCATGGGCCTGATGAGCTCGGCGAAGTTCCGTGACAATGCCGACAAGGGTATGAAGCTCGGCCTTTGCAAGGACCTGAAACCGTGGCTCGGCTGGATGTATCCGGGTGTCGGGCTGATCACCAAGGGTACCAACAGCCCCAACGCCTCGAAGCTCTTCATCCATTATGTGATGACGGCCGAAGGCATCGCGCCGCAGGCCGAGGACGGGAAGATGTCGACGAACCAGGATGTTTCGCTGCCTGCCGACGAGCCGTCAGGCATCGGCGCAGTTATCGATCAGGTCATGCCCTATCAGATGGCAACGAGCCTCGACGATTGGGACGCGCGTGAGACCTGGCAGGACCTCTGGCGGCTCAGCTACCAGAAGTGA
- a CDS encoding ABC transporter ATP-binding protein: MPTINLSGAQKNYGVNSANAVSNLDLEIRDGEFMCLLGPSGCGKTTTLRMIAGLENLSDGEIRIGERVVDSVRAGVFIPPEKREMGLVFQSYALWPHLTIERNTDFGLRLRKLPKEEREQRVEKVMQALDIAKYRDRYPSQLSGGQQQRVALARMLAVNPGVLLLDEPLSNLDARLRLEMRAELKRIHKEFKTTIVFVTHDQWEAMTLATTIAVMNEGTLQQMGTPNDIYDRPANRFVAEFVGSPPINILTFGSPADSEMSRAAEAYLGERYPSLRGIGSVGIRPEAIGYAMEPKDVPAGSFTGEMTVTGVLPTGGSWILELRNDNDTLFLTTNALPRVETGARVSYFAPPEALHVFDMNGQRVSEADALLRKSTLN; encoded by the coding sequence ATGCCCACCATCAATCTCAGCGGCGCGCAGAAGAACTATGGCGTCAATTCCGCCAATGCCGTTTCGAACCTCGATCTCGAAATCCGCGATGGTGAGTTCATGTGCCTTCTCGGACCCTCCGGCTGCGGCAAGACCACGACGCTGCGCATGATCGCCGGTCTCGAAAACCTCTCCGATGGCGAAATCCGCATCGGCGAAAGGGTGGTCGACTCGGTCCGGGCAGGGGTGTTCATTCCGCCGGAAAAGCGTGAGATGGGCCTCGTCTTCCAGAGCTACGCGCTCTGGCCGCACCTGACGATCGAGCGCAACACCGATTTCGGCCTGCGTCTGCGCAAACTGCCGAAGGAAGAGCGCGAGCAGCGGGTGGAGAAGGTCATGCAGGCGCTCGACATCGCCAAGTATCGCGACCGCTACCCCTCGCAGCTCTCCGGCGGCCAGCAGCAGCGTGTGGCGCTTGCCCGCATGCTTGCGGTCAATCCGGGAGTTCTGTTGCTCGACGAGCCGCTTTCGAACCTCGACGCGCGGCTGCGGCTCGAAATGCGGGCCGAGCTCAAGCGCATCCACAAGGAGTTCAAGACGACGATCGTCTTCGTCACCCATGACCAGTGGGAAGCGATGACTCTGGCGACGACCATTGCCGTCATGAACGAGGGCACCCTGCAGCAGATGGGCACGCCGAACGATATTTACGATCGTCCCGCCAATCGCTTCGTTGCGGAATTCGTCGGCAGCCCGCCGATCAACATCCTTACCTTCGGCTCGCCTGCAGACTCGGAGATGTCGCGTGCGGCCGAAGCCTATCTTGGCGAGCGCTATCCGTCGCTGCGCGGCATAGGCTCGGTCGGCATCCGGCCCGAGGCGATCGGGTATGCAATGGAGCCAAAGGATGTGCCTGCGGGCAGCTTCACCGGTGAAATGACGGTGACGGGCGTTCTGCCGACCGGCGGCAGCTGGATCCTCGAGCTCAGGAACGACAACGATACGCTTTTCCTGACCACGAATGCCCTGCCGCGCGTCGAGACCGGTGCGAGGGTTTCCTATTTCGCGCCGCCCGAGGCGCTGCACGTCTTCGACATGAACGGTCAACGCGTCAGCGAAGCCGATGCGTTGCTGCGCAAGAGCACACTGAACTAG
- a CDS encoding ABC transporter permease — MALLSETAKASTVPDDATAPTAWQRWRYRAKVASREPTTLVGILTALLFTYLIVVPIISIVLDSVRVQFGHERRLGKDFGDLTLYYLDRAFLSPVSVDLFWRPLLNTLSVAVGAISLSLVIGTVLAWLISRTDMFGRRWFATALIVPYMLPAWTFALAWTTLFKNRTVGGQPGWFEAMGLTPPDWVAYGRFPIVVILALHYTPFVILLFGSALRRFDSQLEDSARILGAKRYQVAMQIILPLMRPALLSSMVLIFAKCLGEFGVPYVLGLPVKFEVLSTSLFRSIASRQTGVAGVVAASIMLIGIITLMIDARLVREARRFVTVGSKGSMNRQSRLGKYRLPATGFAALIFLLSVGLPLLTLFLSTIMKLPAQFTLDNFTLDYWIGRDLHTVALQTGVLLSPDLWAAAKNTLMIVGLASLTSGILGLLVGYVVIRTPVKALSVYLRQVTFLPYLVPGIAFAAAYLSLFAVPRGPMPALYGTVTILILALIADQMPYASRAGISAMTQLGKDPEEAAQIAGAGWFRRMMLIVIPIQKGSLVTGVLLPFISGIKGLSLFVILAVPSTDVLTTYSLRLVDYHYTQAANAVVLIIAAIAYLGTLAAQKLTKTNLAEGLGS; from the coding sequence ATGGCCTTATTGAGTGAAACAGCCAAGGCGTCGACAGTGCCAGACGACGCGACGGCGCCGACAGCATGGCAGCGCTGGCGGTATCGAGCGAAGGTCGCTTCCCGCGAGCCGACAACATTGGTCGGCATTCTGACGGCGCTGCTGTTCACCTATCTGATCGTCGTGCCGATCATTTCGATCGTGCTCGATTCCGTCCGCGTCCAGTTCGGGCACGAGCGGCGGCTCGGCAAGGATTTCGGCGACCTGACGCTCTACTATCTCGACCGGGCGTTCCTTTCGCCTGTTTCTGTCGACCTGTTCTGGCGGCCGCTTCTTAACACTTTATCTGTCGCCGTCGGAGCTATCAGCCTGTCGCTGGTGATCGGAACGGTGCTCGCATGGTTGATCAGCCGGACCGACATGTTCGGGCGGCGTTGGTTCGCAACCGCACTCATCGTACCATACATGCTGCCGGCCTGGACGTTCGCGCTCGCCTGGACCACGCTCTTCAAGAACCGGACGGTCGGCGGCCAGCCGGGCTGGTTCGAGGCGATGGGCCTGACGCCTCCGGACTGGGTTGCCTATGGGCGCTTTCCGATCGTCGTCATCCTGGCGCTGCACTACACGCCCTTCGTCATCCTGCTGTTCGGCTCGGCCCTTCGCCGCTTTGATTCCCAGCTTGAAGACTCTGCCCGCATTCTTGGCGCGAAGCGCTACCAGGTGGCGATGCAGATCATCCTGCCGCTGATGCGCCCGGCATTGCTGTCCTCGATGGTGCTGATTTTCGCAAAGTGCCTCGGTGAGTTCGGCGTGCCCTATGTGCTTGGGCTGCCCGTCAAGTTCGAGGTGCTCTCCACGTCACTCTTCCGCAGCATCGCATCCCGCCAGACGGGCGTCGCCGGTGTCGTCGCAGCCTCGATCATGCTGATCGGCATCATCACCCTGATGATCGATGCCCGGCTTGTTCGTGAAGCGCGCCGCTTCGTCACCGTCGGCTCCAAGGGTTCGATGAACCGCCAAAGCCGGCTCGGCAAGTATCGCCTGCCGGCGACCGGCTTCGCAGCGCTCATCTTCCTGCTAAGCGTCGGGCTGCCGCTTCTGACCCTGTTCCTGTCGACGATCATGAAGCTGCCGGCACAGTTCACGCTCGACAACTTCACGCTGGATTACTGGATTGGCCGCGATCTCCATACCGTGGCGCTGCAAACAGGTGTGTTGCTGAGCCCGGATCTGTGGGCGGCCGCGAAGAACACGCTGATGATCGTCGGCCTTGCATCGCTGACCTCGGGTATCCTCGGATTGCTCGTCGGCTATGTCGTGATCCGCACGCCGGTAAAGGCGCTGTCGGTCTACCTGAGGCAGGTTACCTTCCTGCCGTATCTGGTGCCCGGGATCGCTTTTGCTGCAGCGTATCTGTCGCTCTTTGCGGTGCCACGCGGACCGATGCCCGCCCTCTACGGTACGGTCACCATCCTCATCCTGGCGCTGATTGCCGACCAGATGCCCTATGCCTCGCGCGCCGGCATCTCCGCCATGACACAGCTCGGCAAAGATCCGGAAGAGGCGGCCCAGATCGCCGGCGCCGGCTGGTTCCGCCGCATGATGCTGATCGTGATCCCGATCCAGAAAGGGTCGCTGGTCACCGGTGTGCTGTTGCCGTTCATCTCGGGCATCAAGGGATTGAGCCTGTTCGTCATCCTCGCCGTGCCGAGCACCGACGTCCTGACGACCTACTCCCTGCGGCTCGTCGACTACCACTACACCCAGGCGGCAAATGCGGTCGTGCTGATCATCGCCGCCATCGCCTATCTCGGAACACTGGCAGCCCAGAAGCTGACCAAGACCAATCTCGCAGAAGGACTCGGAAGCTGA
- a CDS encoding LacI family DNA-binding transcriptional regulator, with the protein MARGFVTAEEVAKRAGVSRSAVSRTFTPGASVSQAVRRKVLKAARELGYRVNRLAQGLNNDRSNLIGVVGANLSSPFISKQLDLLSIGLLRQGLQCLLLNAADARKDIAPLIELLFEFRAQAIVVLSGEPPESIVDQCIANGVRLILINQKLDRTDTSMVLSDDSRGADLAALRLIEAQCKKVAVVSSGSQTPAQVRRATAFKQKMAAAGIDVVAWSGGPTSYESGYQAGCEVLKDQAIDGAFCVTDLLALGFLDAARTEMHRRIPADLSVVGFDDIPQASWKSYELTTVAQSFTALTDHVLAALESDDAETRLQVVPVAMVERKTARR; encoded by the coding sequence ATGGCAAGAGGGTTCGTAACCGCCGAGGAAGTCGCAAAGCGCGCGGGCGTTTCGCGCTCGGCGGTATCGCGAACCTTCACGCCCGGCGCCAGCGTTTCCCAGGCGGTCCGCCGCAAGGTGTTGAAGGCTGCAAGAGAACTCGGGTACCGTGTCAACCGGCTCGCGCAGGGCTTGAACAACGACCGATCGAACCTGATCGGTGTCGTCGGGGCCAATCTCAGTTCACCCTTCATATCCAAACAGCTCGATCTTCTGAGCATCGGCCTGTTGCGCCAGGGACTGCAATGCCTGCTGCTCAATGCAGCGGATGCCCGCAAGGATATTGCTCCGCTGATCGAGCTTCTCTTCGAATTCCGCGCGCAGGCCATCGTGGTTCTTTCCGGCGAACCGCCGGAATCAATCGTCGACCAGTGCATCGCCAACGGTGTCAGGCTGATCCTCATCAACCAGAAACTCGACCGGACCGATACGAGCATGGTGTTGAGTGACGATTCCCGAGGCGCCGATCTCGCGGCACTGCGCCTGATCGAGGCCCAATGCAAGAAGGTTGCGGTTGTTTCGAGCGGCAGCCAGACGCCAGCGCAGGTTCGCCGGGCAACGGCGTTCAAGCAGAAGATGGCGGCGGCCGGCATCGACGTCGTTGCCTGGTCCGGCGGCCCGACAAGCTATGAAAGCGGTTATCAGGCGGGTTGCGAGGTCCTGAAAGACCAGGCCATCGATGGAGCCTTCTGCGTCACCGATCTGCTGGCACTCGGTTTTCTCGACGCGGCACGCACCGAAATGCATCGCCGGATCCCGGCCGACCTTTCCGTCGTCGGCTTCGACGATATTCCGCAGGCAAGCTGGAAGAGCTACGAGCTCACCACCGTTGCCCAATCCTTTACCGCCCTGACCGATCACGTGTTGGCCGCGCTTGAATCCGACGATGCGGAAACCCGCCTCCAGGTCGTTCCGGTCGCGATGGTCGAGCGCAAGACGGCAAGACGCTAA